From the genome of Flavobacterium sediminis:
AAAATATGTTATATATAACCTTGCAGAACCAGCTACATAAAGTCCATATCTTATATTATTATATACATTCGTTTCAACCGGAGAGTTATCAAAACCAACTCCCAATACAACATATTCATTCTCCGATAAGTTGCCTGAAATTGTTCTTTCTATATACCCATCATTAAATAAAATATTATCTGTACTTGCATAAGTACTTATATTCCAGCTAGTATTACCTGAATTTCTAATAATGTTATTACCTTGTACAACTAAATTACTTCCAACTGTTGTAAACTGAGGAGTAAAAACATTTTCTTGCTGTTTTTTATTCTGAGAAGCAACAATTCTTCCTAAAGCATCATACGCAAAACGTGTTTCACCTCCATCCGGAGTGGATTGCCATACTAACTGATTTAAGGAATTGTATTTGTATTTCGTTTCCATTGTATGACTAGGCACAGTCGTTCCATCACTTGCACTATCTGCTAATGGCTGATCGTCTCTTATGTCATTAATTCCCGTATCAATAGTCGACGGATAAGTCGTAGTACTATTGTCAATTCTGTTAACTCCTTTAGGAGGTACTGTTTGAATTAAATTTCCTGCCTGATCGTAATAATATAACGTATACTGATATTCCCCGTCAAAACCACTCTTAGTAAAGGTTTCATGGATATTATCCATAGCAGCATTGATATAATCCGTTCTGAACTGTTGACGAGCTTCCTCAAAATAATCCTCTAACAATTGAGAGTTATAAGTTCCTTGTATATTTTGATTGAAAACTTCACAAGGCGTCAGAACATCAAAAGCTATCGGACTAAAATCAGGCACTATTGGCGCCGGCGGACATATTTGATTTTCTTTTGTGTAAATCTGATCTATAAACTGAACCCAAGTTAAGGTTGTTCCTGTAGGGTTAAGTATCTGTTGGTCTATATAATTCTTATATGCATCAATAGCATTAATTGTACCTGAATATCCATAATTTAACTTAGAAGCTCCGAATTCTCCCAATGTTAAGAATAAAGGATTATCTATATCTGTTAGAATCCCGTTTCCATACTGATTCGTTGCATTTATCTGTCCGTCATCCAATCCGAAAGTATGTAAATAATACAAATAATCTGATGATATATGACCGTATCTGGCTTCACAAAAGAACTTTGCAGCCAATAATTCTTCTGTAGTACTTATCTCAAAATCATCAAAGTTAATTTGTCCTGTAAAACTTTTTGCCACAACATCTTTCAATAACGAACCATTGTTTAACCCAAGCCCAACTAAGAACTCATTCCACTTTTCATAACATGCTACCGGTTCTATCTGATCCGGGATACATGTTTCACAAGGTACTAATATGTCCTGATAACATTCGTTAATTTCCATGCATGAAATCGTACCTGTACCAATATAGTCTTCTTTTCCATCTGTTACAGTGACTGTAAAAGTGTTTAGATATTCGTCAAATTCTAAACCTATCATATTAGCCACTTGGCTTAAACTTAAAGTAGGAATATTAAATATTACTTCACAAGAAGATTCATCACCGAATGTAAAACCTATTTGAGATCCGTTTTCATTTTCTACCTCATAATAATTATAAATTCCAGTCGGAGAATTTGTTAAAAATTGTGATAATGTATTAAAACTACCTGAAGTATAACCGTCATTTACATTTGAAAGATTGATCAATTCTTGCAACAATGCTGTTAGACTACTTTGTGCTTCATATAAGAATTTACACTCTGTTAATAAACATGAGCCACCGCCACATACTTTTAACTTATCTGCCGGATAATAATCTCCTTCACTAGGATATTTCTCACAGTCTCCTTTACAATCGATACACTCATTATATGCTTCGTGCTCAACCAACATACAAAATTCAAAAGTTCCGTCCTCATTGATACTTGTAATTTCTAAATGAGAAAAACGTGTTATACTTTCCGGAAAAGTACTGTAAACTTTACATCCTTTTATATATTCTTTTATCGGAATTTTAATTTGACAATTTTGCTCCTTGTCAAGGTAAAAAAGGATTCCTAAATCGTATGTAGGATCGTAAATATAATTTTGGAAATTGAAAATACCCTCATACGTATGGAACATTTCACTTAAAAAAGGATAATTATCTCCGAAATTTTGAGGAACCACTCCATTATTTACAATCTGATAATGCCATAAATCATTTAAGAAATTAGTAAACTCCGGTAAAAAATCATCAATATTTTTCTGATTAATATAAACTCTCTCTGTACATTGACAACCGAAATCTAAATTACTTAAAGTTCCTGAAATCGGAATAATTTCTCCACTGTCATTCAAATAATAAAGAGTTATTAGGAAATTATTTGAAATGTCTAAATCATTACTGATCTGTATACTTGTTATTTTATCAAGTGCTGTAAAAGATGAATTCAGACTTAAAACTGTTTGTATTCCATTTACATTTATAGTATAATTATTAGCACTTGAAGACCAAGTTGCTACAAAATCTTCATCTTCTAAAATTTGAGGTAAAATCCCTTGCTCATAACCGTAAGTAACTACGTTAGCCGGATCTGAATCATCAAGTAAACTTATAGCTGTTGCTGAACTAAGTAAACCATCAGTATTTAACTCATTCATTAAACGTACTAAACCTCTTTCAAACCTTGTTTTATTAGCACACCCGCTTCCTGCATCAGTTTCTGAACTTGTTGTAAGGTCTCCTCCGTTTTCATCAAACTGACAATCACCGATAGGTGCAATCGTTGTTCCCTCAATAATAATCTCTTCTGTTGGACAATCTTCAGAAGGAGTCACATTATTTCGTTCTATTTCCGCTATTATTCTAAAAGTTGAATTCGTTCCGGAAACATAATAAATTTCTTTAAACTTAGTGATATAAAAATCTCCGTTTGCATAATCACTCCATGACGGAGACTGAGTTAATGAAGGATCACAAGGGTTGTAATAATTTTGCGGCTCTTTTATATCTAATACAATTGCCTGACCGGTTCCCACTGTTAAATTCCATAATTCAGGATCAACTGAATCTTGCTCACCGGTAATCACTTCATTACCTGTTAATATCGTAGTATTCCCTCCCAAGGCAACATACAAATCTGTTGCCAAATAAGGCATTTCATATAGATGTAAAGACTCAGGATCTGTTAATGAAGATGATAAATTTAATCCATAACTATTCCAATTCGTATCAATTAGTCCATTTAAAAGATTTTCTATATCAAATAATAACGGACATTTTCCGGTTTCTAAAAAATAAGATGAATCTGCATCCAATTCTGAATTAGCTGCTGCAACATCATCCGGCACACCTGAATCGTATCCATAATCAGCAGGTATAAAACGCTTCTCTTTCTCTAAATAATATTGTAATGTACTATTTTGACATACATCACTTTCAAACGGATTATTCAATGTTATCGTAGTAGCCCCTGATTTAACACTCTGAATCAAATTCAATAATCTATCATAATTATTATCATATAAATTATTTACTGTGTCAACAAAATCAGGAGAAAGAACAGAATTATATTTTCTGAATAAAGTCTCAAAAGTATCTGTATTCTCTGTATTTCCAATACAATCATTATATCCATTATGCTGAATAGCATAAATATGTGAAAAAACTGTTTTTGTCTTTTCTTTCAGAGAAATATAGTTATCTCTGAAAGTTTGCCAAATTCTATTCTTCTGATAATCGGTTATCGTTGAAGAACTATTAATATCATTTAATAAAGTAACCGGATCTTTTGTTTCTCCTGTTGCTGTAAACAAAATGCTGTATACACTAGCTGTATTAGGTGCCAAACCATTACTCAACATAATTGTATAATAAGCGGTACCAAGCATGTGCATATTTTTTGAAATACCACTTGGATTGTCGAGCATAAAACCATCATAATTGTATAGTAATGCTTCTTTCATTAAATTTCTACGGATAGTCTTTTCTTCTAACGCTTCTGTAGAATATTGAATATTATAGAAAGGATCTTGAGTGGAATAAGCTCCTTCAAAAGAAACTAGATTATGAAACTCATTACTTGCATAAGCATCAGCAAAAGTTGTATAATTTCTAAGTATCTCATCATAAGTATCAGAGTTAACTCCTGTACTAAAAGGATATATTTGATCGCAAATCGCCAGGAAATATTTATAATAATGGTATTCCGGATGATATGGTACTAATGAATTAGCCCATGAAGGTTGCCAATAATTGTTTAAAAAATCGTCAATATAAGCTAACTCTTCTGGCTTTACTTTACCATCCACAACAACTACCCCCGGAAGAATAGGCGGCTCATATCCTCCATCATCTGTTTCTTCGACTTCAATATAAGCCTCTACTCCATATTCGTCAGCATAAGGAGTTAAAGGAAATCTCCAACTTGCCGTTGTATAGCCTGAAGTTCCATCAATTCCTTCATAAATTAATCCATTATATTCATCAAAAACACTTAAACTATTATAATCTGTTTGAGTAGCTGTTCCTTCTTCACCAGTTGTATCATCATCTGCTTCTTCTCCTCCGTCAGAAAATTTATCCAATCCTCCATATTGTCCGGTCGGGCTTACATCTGCTAATAGCAATTGGTAATTTACACTACACGCATCTAAAGGTTGGTCACATAAATCTCTACATGTTTTTAACAAGGCTAAAAACTCATTTTGTAATTGTGATTCTGCAACAATTATTTCCGCTTGTGTAGTAGAGGATGCAGAAGGAGTGACTACTAAATCTGTTCCGCTATATGAAAAATCATAATCCGAAAATAAAATTTCCAAATTCTCAAGAACATACTGCTGCATCATTAAGTTCACATAAGCTTCTCTACCTGAAACATTTCCTAAAACAAACTGCTCAGCATAATCAGTAGAATTTAAATAGGCATAATATGCCGTTAAATACTCCTCGTACGTTGCAAAGTCTTCCGGTGTTTGGTTAAATTCGGTAATATTGATAAGAGTTTCAAATTCAGCATAGTCCTCACTACTCAAATACCTTTCACCTAAAGAAAGCTCACACCCCAAACAAGACACATTACAATCGACAATACCTGCTCCGGTATCAAAATTAAGGTTAGGGTAACATACGCCGTTTTCTTCACTTAATCTTGCAATGTAATCATCTGCATAAGTATCCAAGGCATCTTGGTTGATCTTTAAATTTTTATTTAAAGTATAAGAACCAACTGTTAAACCATTTGCTTCTAAATCTGTCGGATGAAAAGTTGGTGTTCCTGAACTTGTACCGCTTATATCTTCGGTTCCAATCTGAGCACTTAACGTTCCTTCCATTCTTTCATTCCCACAATCATCCATCAAACTAACACTCCAATCATAAACAAACGGATAGGTCTTACTTTCACAATCGGAAGTAAACAAACCATTATTTTGATTTGTAAAAATATAGTCAAAAACAGTATTACCATCTTTAGCAATTCCTATTTGGGAATTTAGTCGAATTCCATCGTATAGAACGCCATTAAGTCCAGATGCGTAAATGGCATTATTTCCTAATAAATTAGTGGCTAAAGTTCCGTCTAAAACTCCGTCTAATTGCAATAAGCTTCCAGCGGTTTCTCCTGCTAGTGCAGTAGCAATAGTTCTCCCCTGAGGATCTAAATAACTGATACTAACTTGTCCGTTAGGATCGATCACCATATTTTTCTTATAGTGTTTAAAATCTCCTACTTTATACCCGAATAATCTATTTAACTCTTCTTGAGCCGGAGTCAAATAAAAATATTTCATATCATGACCGTTACCAATCTGATGTGTCAATCCTACTCCTCCCTTTCTTCTGATTCTACCGGTATTATCCGGTGTATATTCTATTTGTGAGAAAGGGTAATTTTGAGCATCCGGTACAAAATCCTGGTGATTATTCTCTAAATCATTATTACCTGAATAATATTTACTAGCTCCTGAATCAGTTCCCATTCCTTCTACCAATTGAGGATCACATGATAGAACTAATTCATTCGGATCTTCCCAATCGAAATCATTATGGGTATAAATTGTTGTATTATCTTGCTTTTTATTCAACAAATCAAAATGCTGAATTCCGGTAACGCCAACCGGTGTCGGTAAAACTTCTATAGCAGGTCTTCCTTGATTATCATAAATGACTTCGCCAACTATAGTTTGGTTATTAGTATTCGTTTTAGTAACCGTTTGTCTGTTTCTTAAACTACCGTCAAAGTAACTTACTACATCTTTTTTCTTGCCATCTTCAGCATAAGAAGCCTGATATTGCCAATTCAATTCTCCGTTCTCATGCTCTTGATCTATTTCTAAGTAATTTCCCCAATCTTGTACAGTTTGGTACGTTTCCGGCTGAAAAGTAGTCCAACTACCATAATAATTTT
Proteins encoded in this window:
- a CDS encoding RES domain-containing protein encodes the protein MKKIFSVLTVLFLLTGFFSFGQEKVYIESTILTESSLQQAATLSVEDDKFNDLEQNYTSTSPADLGYAYKDPATYVHFGFQDDTANSVKFASVYSCELTLDITRYNLDGTSFVEDNQELTIVHNNVSDDIQYNDYAKVKLPNTHKAEIYIESIIYKDVNGNVISSFSNTLNSTYLKLTFEADRYYNIGSTVLNVTHNLIEYGPTGENNLGFNTVSGNADEVEIVWNIDGAGNPPVEYELEWTWIDNYDEPYYFNNGANAVFLTETDFLRNSTRIQTKETSFRIPLIYNKGFLVYRVRPIGRFLDDLSKNYYGSWTTFQPETYQTVQDWGNYLEIDQEHENGELNWQYQASYAEDGKKKDVVSYFDGSLRNRQTVTKTNTNNQTIVGEVIYDNQGRPAIEVLPTPVGVTGIQHFDLLNKKQDNTTIYTHNDFDWEDPNELVLSCDPQLVEGMGTDSGASKYYSGNNDLENNHQDFVPDAQNYPFSQIEYTPDNTGRIRRKGGVGLTHQIGNGHDMKYFYLTPAQEELNRLFGYKVGDFKHYKKNMVIDPNGQVSISYLDPQGRTIATALAGETAGSLLQLDGVLDGTLATNLLGNNAIYASGLNGVLYDGIRLNSQIGIAKDGNTVFDYIFTNQNNGLFTSDCESKTYPFVYDWSVSLMDDCGNERMEGTLSAQIGTEDISGTSSGTPTFHPTDLEANGLTVGSYTLNKNLKINQDALDTYADDYIARLSEENGVCYPNLNFDTGAGIVDCNVSCLGCELSLGERYLSSEDYAEFETLINITEFNQTPEDFATYEEYLTAYYAYLNSTDYAEQFVLGNVSGREAYVNLMMQQYVLENLEILFSDYDFSYSGTDLVVTPSASSTTQAEIIVAESQLQNEFLALLKTCRDLCDQPLDACSVNYQLLLADVSPTGQYGGLDKFSDGGEEADDDTTGEEGTATQTDYNSLSVFDEYNGLIYEGIDGTSGYTTASWRFPLTPYADEYGVEAYIEVEETDDGGYEPPILPGVVVVDGKVKPEELAYIDDFLNNYWQPSWANSLVPYHPEYHYYKYFLAICDQIYPFSTGVNSDTYDEILRNYTTFADAYASNEFHNLVSFEGAYSTQDPFYNIQYSTEALEEKTIRRNLMKEALLYNYDGFMLDNPSGISKNMHMLGTAYYTIMLSNGLAPNTASVYSILFTATGETKDPVTLLNDINSSSTITDYQKNRIWQTFRDNYISLKEKTKTVFSHIYAIQHNGYNDCIGNTENTDTFETLFRKYNSVLSPDFVDTVNNLYDNNYDRLLNLIQSVKSGATTITLNNPFESDVCQNSTLQYYLEKEKRFIPADYGYDSGVPDDVAAANSELDADSSYFLETGKCPLLFDIENLLNGLIDTNWNSYGLNLSSSLTDPESLHLYEMPYLATDLYVALGGNTTILTGNEVITGEQDSVDPELWNLTVGTGQAIVLDIKEPQNYYNPCDPSLTQSPSWSDYANGDFYITKFKEIYYVSGTNSTFRIIAEIERNNVTPSEDCPTEEIIIEGTTIAPIGDCQFDENGGDLTTSSETDAGSGCANKTRFERGLVRLMNELNTDGLLSSATAISLLDDSDPANVVTYGYEQGILPQILEDEDFVATWSSSANNYTINVNGIQTVLSLNSSFTALDKITSIQISNDLDISNNFLITLYYLNDSGEIIPISGTLSNLDFGCQCTERVYINQKNIDDFLPEFTNFLNDLWHYQIVNNGVVPQNFGDNYPFLSEMFHTYEGIFNFQNYIYDPTYDLGILFYLDKEQNCQIKIPIKEYIKGCKVYSTFPESITRFSHLEITSINEDGTFEFCMLVEHEAYNECIDCKGDCEKYPSEGDYYPADKLKVCGGGSCLLTECKFLYEAQSSLTALLQELINLSNVNDGYTSGSFNTLSQFLTNSPTGIYNYYEVENENGSQIGFTFGDESSCEVIFNIPTLSLSQVANMIGLEFDEYLNTFTVTVTDGKEDYIGTGTISCMEINECYQDILVPCETCIPDQIEPVACYEKWNEFLVGLGLNNGSLLKDVVAKSFTGQINFDDFEISTTEELLAAKFFCEARYGHISSDYLYYLHTFGLDDGQINATNQYGNGILTDIDNPLFLTLGEFGASKLNYGYSGTINAIDAYKNYIDQQILNPTGTTLTWVQFIDQIYTKENQICPPAPIVPDFSPIAFDVLTPCEVFNQNIQGTYNSQLLEDYFEEARQQFRTDYINAAMDNIHETFTKSGFDGEYQYTLYYYDQAGNLIQTVPPKGVNRIDNSTTTYPSTIDTGINDIRDDQPLADSASDGTTVPSHTMETKYKYNSLNQLVWQSTPDGGETRFAYDALGRIVASQNKKQQENVFTPQFTTVGSNLVVQGNNIIRNSGNTSWNISTYASTDNILFNDGYIERTISGNLSENEYVVLGVGFDNSPVETNVYNNIRYGLYVAGSARLYITYFNNDQQTVTTTVTPYYVNLGDRLKLERKEGKYYYYLNDTLIVIGSSSTSSYKIDYFPDSPAFVNVAFNRVNTGAFNIKIVPYNDIQNYSYTRYDGLGRIFEAGEFSTDQDVSIDDNGKLVYNSNSNWVPVDAVADDYPRNISDVFRQVTSTKYDDEAIEGTSAAYFTNYSGNSHKRVTGVLYYDNMTGTTAEEDYDNAIFYDYDVHGNVRELVNRINNAQLTDNQKIKRVLYDYDLISGNVNQVTYQPNTINEQFIHKYEYDADNRITQVLTSKDNVVWEKEANYLYYDHGPLARTVIGDKEVQGVDYVYTLQGWLKGVNSEEVGQTTDIGQDGLNVAQDAFGFALNYYSGDYTSRTSNDTPFVHSKGNGLEGNGDLFNGNIKEMVTSLIDENQNLLTSQYNYYTYDQLNRIKNMNSLAANGSSSTNSYSSSYSYDKNGNLTNLRRTLQNGTVMDDLSYNYPNPNGNNQLGNVDDSVSDTVNTTDIDDQDYGNYTYDEIGQLVRDNAEGLTIEWRVDGKVDRIRKDTGEVIEFEYDGLGNRLAKRVIDNGNTTTTYYERDAQGNVLAVYRLENDNSLFLEEHHIYGSNRLGIEQNEVALTNQTGKVNQQVQVTNLSVQKQVSVLTINPVTIPNLAGIEFYSSVYPNFESLKWLDQNSKINFFDEAGSKTESIHVSSHFKINDGINFSGGYRNLVTLHGEKFKDVNDGRYYNSIVKILVHQMGTEYVPVISIEKHSRNYNKYKIFKCRRWRCKKYTRWSYRTYLKTDSYVLRSENALPETEWDFDLELVLNGNKYVPKLTLNGNVFNVDDFVGNTNNTIINGDEDKGMSSRILPNTKYSTLGDVNVVYRDPNTSNAFYSFLPAQICDFTYSIDEHLKDIDDPAAENVFTFDETYTSQNNLITMNYVGLNNSTEGFIQSYCGPEALDSDGDGVVDADDNCPYTFNPVQEDEDGDGVGDVCDNCLLIANGVNEAGIAGIGNQLDTDGDGVGDACDNCITTPNYDQTDNDDDGVGDVCDNCPTMANANQTDANQNGVGDICEGFDQGVGEIGLVGTTLENYYRYVGDKRYELSNHLGNVLSVVTDRKLIKVDGNGDPLSATVFPDVLSYNDYYPFGSLIPDRHASSAAYRYGFQGQEKDDEIKGEGNSINYTFRMHDPRVGRFFAVDPLTGKFPELTPYQYASNSPIALKEIEGLEGDWYVLDLNEKTPQLKFNKTVDYWLIPNALEPDYITVEVPGPNNSYISYTFTVVGAGNKMHNGELGNGNYIGDFEKFKNDPIKAISSGEFVTDQEIMGDLVRDVAIALIFKRVLQSGKIGKSWQGKAYRYEKPDRVNGTWDVNKYNKAADHRYSKPGEAAVYAGVSAETAEAEISHYNALGGRVLVSKDVKLNNALDLTDSKVRKQLGVSLDDLTSDSYDITHQIGTYARENGYDGIIAPSARDNGGANVIIFGDIEN